A region from the Spirochaeta thermophila DSM 6192 genome encodes:
- a CDS encoding spiro-SPASM protein, with amino-acid sequence MKYDVVLTGLHFTEYALTPLASGPSAFARALDLARRLSPRHHLLLPPTHPPLPDGAPTPLTVPPTQRGLAEALATLAARTDAEAFLILHADAPFTHHGLATRLLDQHERYLADYTFAEGYPDGLAPEVISRRALSALTRLAGDEPLTRKALFPILQKDINAFDIETVLSSHDARLLRIPLFADTRRNHLLCDRLAALPLWDKDADEITAYLLSHKELLRTLPAYYQIQVVRGCPQACAYCPYPLEEDVRAVRAFMEPARFAGLVDRIAAFSDDAVIGLSLWGEPGLHPAVAELAASVLAHPRLSLLVETSGIGWDPAALERTASLDTTGRLMWIVSLDAVDPALYRSLRGDGLEEALRTVETLHRIVPDHTHVQAVRMKENDAHLRTFYQRLTERGYKVIFQQYDSFCGRLPDRMVVDISPLTRIPCWHLARDMVILFDGTVPLCREDLDAAHPLGNVWEDELEELWERGRPWYERHAREEYPELCARCTEYFNFNF; translated from the coding sequence ATGAAGTACGACGTGGTGCTCACCGGCCTGCACTTCACCGAATATGCCCTTACGCCCCTCGCCTCGGGCCCTTCCGCCTTCGCCCGCGCCCTCGACCTCGCCCGCCGGCTCTCCCCCCGCCACCACCTCCTCCTCCCACCCACCCACCCACCCCTCCCCGACGGCGCCCCCACCCCCCTCACCGTCCCCCCCACCCAGCGCGGCCTCGCCGAGGCCCTCGCCACCCTCGCCGCGCGCACCGACGCCGAGGCCTTCCTCATCCTCCACGCCGACGCCCCCTTCACCCACCACGGCCTCGCCACCCGCCTCCTCGACCAGCACGAACGCTACCTAGCCGACTACACCTTTGCCGAAGGCTACCCCGACGGGCTCGCGCCTGAGGTGATCTCACGCCGTGCCCTCTCGGCCCTCACCCGGCTCGCAGGCGACGAACCCCTCACCCGCAAGGCCCTCTTTCCCATCCTCCAGAAGGACATCAACGCCTTCGACATAGAGACCGTCCTCTCGTCGCATGACGCCCGGCTCCTCCGCATCCCCCTCTTCGCCGACACCCGCCGTAACCACCTCCTCTGCGACCGGCTTGCAGCCCTTCCCCTCTGGGACAAGGACGCCGACGAGATCACCGCCTACCTCCTCTCCCACAAGGAGCTCCTCCGCACCCTCCCGGCCTACTATCAGATCCAGGTGGTCCGTGGGTGTCCCCAGGCCTGCGCCTACTGCCCCTATCCCCTCGAGGAAGACGTACGTGCGGTGCGCGCCTTCATGGAACCGGCACGCTTCGCCGGCCTGGTGGACCGCATCGCCGCGTTCTCCGACGATGCGGTGATCGGCCTCTCCCTCTGGGGCGAGCCCGGCCTCCACCCCGCCGTCGCCGAACTCGCCGCCTCCGTCCTCGCCCACCCGCGGCTCTCCCTCCTGGTCGAGACCTCCGGGATAGGCTGGGACCCTGCGGCACTCGAACGCACCGCCTCCCTCGATACCACCGGCAGGCTCATGTGGATCGTCTCCCTCGACGCCGTGGATCCCGCCCTCTACCGGAGCCTCCGCGGCGACGGCCTCGAGGAGGCCCTTCGCACCGTCGAAACCCTCCACCGCATCGTCCCGGACCACACCCATGTCCAGGCCGTGCGCATGAAGGAGAACGACGCCCACCTGCGCACCTTCTATCAGCGCCTCACCGAGCGCGGGTACAAGGTGATCTTCCAGCAGTACGACTCCTTCTGCGGCAGGCTCCCCGACCGCATGGTGGTGGACATCTCGCCCCTCACCCGCATCCCCTGCTGGCACCTCGCCCGCGACATGGTGATCCTCTTCGACGGCACCGTACCCCTCTGCCGCGAAGACCTCGATGCGGCGCACCCCCTCGGCAACGTCTGGGAGGACGAGCTCGAGGAGCTATGGGAGCGGGGGAGGCCGTGGTACGAACGTCACGCGCGGGAGGAGTATCCCGAGCTCTGCGCGAGGTGCACCGAGTACTTCAACTTCAACTTCTAG
- a CDS encoding cytidylyltransferase domain-containing protein yields the protein MTGIFLQARIDSSRLPAKALLALGGRTLIEHAMVRLRRVPADVYVLLTDDASLPFLAPYAQARGFEVFAGPRDDVLMRYVMAAKAYGVRTVVRATGDNPLVSAVAASAALEFHSRGGADYTGFRDIPLGTGVEVVDASALFRAAEETVDPYDREHVTPYVRRGEGGLVVNLVDPPPSWAAPHLRVTVDTLDDFLFVCRIMSEDPDVEIEDLVAGWGGKARDAVVGGVW from the coding sequence ATGACGGGCATCTTCCTCCAGGCCAGGATCGACTCTTCGCGGCTTCCGGCCAAGGCCCTCCTCGCGCTGGGGGGGAGGACCCTCATCGAGCACGCCATGGTGCGGCTGAGGCGGGTGCCGGCCGATGTGTACGTGCTGCTCACGGATGATGCGAGCCTTCCTTTTCTCGCTCCCTATGCCCAGGCCCGTGGGTTCGAGGTCTTTGCAGGGCCGAGGGATGATGTGCTCATGCGGTACGTCATGGCGGCCAAGGCCTATGGGGTGCGTACGGTGGTCCGTGCCACGGGCGACAATCCGCTCGTCTCTGCAGTGGCGGCCTCGGCGGCGCTTGAGTTCCACTCCCGAGGGGGGGCCGATTATACGGGGTTCAGGGACATCCCGCTGGGTACGGGGGTGGAGGTGGTGGATGCGTCGGCTCTCTTCCGGGCCGCGGAGGAGACGGTCGACCCTTACGACAGGGAGCACGTGACGCCATACGTGCGCCGGGGGGAGGGGGGACTGGTGGTCAACCTGGTCGATCCGCCTCCCTCGTGGGCTGCGCCGCACCTCAGGGTCACGGTGGACACCCTCGATGACTTCCTCTTCGTGTGTCGGATCATGAGCGAGGATCCGGATGTGGAGATCGAGGACCTGGTGGCGGGGTGGGGTGGGAAGGCGCGGGATGCGGTGGTGGGGGGGGTGTGGTGA
- a CDS encoding class I SAM-dependent methyltransferase → MGWEGAGCGGGGGVVMGVRVVCVAQEGKGVGTGHRVRMERLAEGLRKEGVEAGVRVWDGGRWEGEGGEVVWVVDVRRSERGWVRALKEEGVVVALDPDPVLAREADVVLAGLPQAHRERVNVRVAPVWWEVPRREGRGREIRRVLVSFGGEDPWGLTEWVCGLDGGVWGGCEVEVVVGPRFGREVRTGWRVVRPSGPLHERLGDYDLVITSFGLTAYEARKAGVGVLLLNPTAYHAGLGRRAGFAGGRPGRGWVRLLGRVLRGGEEGVWGEGVGGRSAVEVVRGVVEGWGGVGCPGCGERGRRAVWRGEERTVVRCAGCGLEYVLGLGPAEREYGPDYFFEEYRAQYGRTYLEDFASIVERGRERVQVLRRWVPEGGRVLDVGCAYGPFLVAAREGGYVPAGLDVGEDAVAYVRQELGVWAWVGRFEEWEEEGEWDALTMWFVIEHFRRLSEVLDKVARLLKKGGMFAFGTPNARGLSWLLRRDRFYRESPRDHHLLLSVGVVRRLLGRWGMKVVAVRQTGLHPERIPVLGRLFPPGTLRWRITGRLLGLLGLGDTIEIYAKKYG, encoded by the coding sequence GTGGGGTGGGAAGGCGCGGGATGCGGTGGTGGGGGGGGTGTGGTGATGGGGGTGAGGGTGGTGTGTGTGGCCCAGGAGGGGAAGGGGGTGGGGACGGGGCACAGGGTCAGGATGGAGCGGCTCGCGGAGGGGCTTCGGAAAGAGGGGGTTGAGGCAGGGGTGCGGGTGTGGGATGGGGGGAGGTGGGAGGGTGAGGGGGGGGAGGTGGTGTGGGTGGTGGATGTGCGGCGCTCGGAGCGTGGGTGGGTGAGGGCGCTCAAGGAGGAGGGGGTGGTGGTGGCGCTCGATCCGGATCCCGTGCTCGCCCGGGAGGCGGATGTGGTGCTCGCTGGGTTGCCGCAGGCGCACCGGGAGCGGGTGAACGTGCGGGTGGCGCCGGTGTGGTGGGAGGTGCCGCGGCGGGAGGGGAGGGGGCGCGAGATCCGGCGGGTTCTGGTGAGCTTCGGGGGGGAGGATCCGTGGGGGCTCACCGAGTGGGTGTGCGGTCTGGATGGGGGGGTGTGGGGGGGGTGTGAGGTGGAGGTGGTGGTGGGGCCGAGGTTCGGGAGGGAGGTGCGCACGGGGTGGCGGGTGGTGCGGCCTTCAGGGCCGCTCCACGAGCGCCTTGGGGACTACGATCTGGTGATCACCTCGTTCGGGCTCACGGCGTACGAGGCGCGGAAGGCGGGGGTGGGGGTCCTGCTCCTCAACCCTACGGCCTACCACGCGGGACTGGGGAGGCGGGCGGGGTTTGCGGGGGGGCGGCCGGGGCGGGGGTGGGTGAGGCTGCTTGGGCGTGTGTTGAGGGGTGGGGAGGAGGGGGTGTGGGGGGAGGGGGTCGGGGGGAGGAGTGCGGTGGAGGTGGTGAGGGGGGTGGTGGAGGGGTGGGGTGGGGTGGGGTGTCCGGGGTGTGGGGAGCGGGGGAGGCGGGCGGTGTGGCGGGGGGAGGAGAGGACGGTGGTGCGGTGCGCGGGGTGTGGGCTGGAGTATGTGCTGGGGTTGGGGCCGGCGGAGCGGGAGTATGGGCCGGACTACTTCTTCGAGGAGTACCGCGCGCAGTACGGGAGGACCTACCTGGAGGACTTTGCGTCCATAGTTGAGCGGGGGAGGGAGCGGGTGCAGGTGTTGCGGCGATGGGTGCCGGAGGGGGGGAGGGTGCTGGATGTGGGGTGTGCGTATGGGCCGTTCCTGGTGGCGGCGAGGGAGGGTGGGTATGTGCCGGCGGGGCTGGATGTGGGGGAGGATGCGGTGGCGTATGTGCGGCAGGAGCTGGGGGTGTGGGCGTGGGTGGGACGATTCGAGGAGTGGGAGGAGGAGGGGGAGTGGGATGCCCTCACCATGTGGTTCGTGATAGAACACTTCCGCAGGCTTTCGGAGGTCCTCGACAAGGTAGCCCGCCTCCTCAAAAAGGGAGGGATGTTCGCCTTCGGCACCCCGAACGCGCGCGGCCTCTCCTGGCTCCTCAGGAGGGATCGCTTCTATCGGGAGAGCCCCCGTGATCATCACCTCCTCCTTTCGGTGGGGGTGGTGCGCCGTCTCCTCGGACGGTGGGGGATGAAGGTGGTGGCCGTGAGACAGACAGGCCTCCACCCGGAACGTATCCCGGTCCTGGGACGCCTCTTTCCCCCGGGGACGCTGAGATGGAGGATCACGGGCCGGCTCCTGGGTCTCCTGGGGCTCGGTGATACTATCGAGATCTATGCCAAGAAGTACGGATGA
- a CDS encoding ATP-grasp domain-containing protein translates to MEDQKTVLILGAGVMQLPAIKIARRLGWRVAVADADPSAPGARLADLFFHVDLKDTEGLLAAARKLASQGGLHGVFTAGTDFSTSVAYVAERMGLPGIPYEVALRAKDKALMRDHLHRAGIPVPRYGVLSREERANRLLEEARRIPFPLVVKPADNMGARGVRLVRDTTELEEAFERAAACSLSGKVVLEEFLEGPEFSIDAVVWRGEVHICGVADRHIFFPPYFVEMGHTMPTDTPPSVRAELEEVFVQAVKALGITEGAAKGDVFYTGRGPVIGEIAARLSGGYMSGWTYPYASGVEVTEAALRIAVGLPPGDLSPRWERVCAERAFLSIPGVVRSIEGFHLLRLEPGVKKTFLRISPGDRVRFPTNNVEKCGNVLALGETREEAVARAEGSVSRVRLVLLPGDTETSSFLFEDTSFPSAFGLAHHEEVHLSRLSPLYRSLPRVSPPCRVRNVGRNAYVDILPLRVKQDRDWYCHTIGEILEEMDTYLASMPPLPRILGRDFWIALLKGGWQGARWYVDTLREGVDPRTLEPVG, encoded by the coding sequence ATGGAAGACCAGAAGACCGTACTCATCCTCGGTGCAGGGGTCATGCAGCTTCCCGCGATCAAGATCGCCAGGCGCCTGGGATGGAGGGTGGCTGTGGCCGACGCCGACCCCTCTGCCCCAGGGGCACGGCTTGCGGATCTCTTCTTCCACGTCGATCTCAAGGATACCGAAGGGCTCCTCGCTGCAGCCCGGAAGCTCGCCTCTCAGGGAGGGCTTCACGGTGTGTTCACCGCAGGCACCGACTTCTCCACGAGCGTGGCCTACGTGGCCGAGAGGATGGGGCTCCCGGGCATACCCTACGAGGTGGCGTTGAGGGCCAAGGACAAGGCGCTCATGCGGGACCACCTCCACCGTGCGGGAATCCCGGTACCCCGATATGGGGTGCTCTCACGTGAGGAGAGAGCGAACCGCCTCCTCGAGGAGGCACGTCGGATCCCCTTTCCCCTCGTGGTGAAGCCCGCGGACAACATGGGGGCCCGTGGCGTGCGGCTGGTGAGGGACACCACTGAGCTTGAGGAGGCGTTCGAGAGGGCTGCGGCCTGTTCCCTCTCCGGGAAGGTGGTGCTGGAGGAGTTCCTCGAGGGTCCGGAGTTCAGTATCGACGCCGTGGTGTGGCGGGGAGAGGTGCACATCTGCGGCGTCGCCGACAGGCACATCTTCTTCCCTCCTTATTTCGTGGAGATGGGCCACACCATGCCCACGGATACCCCCCCCTCGGTGAGGGCCGAGCTCGAGGAGGTCTTTGTCCAGGCCGTGAAGGCCTTGGGGATCACCGAGGGTGCGGCGAAGGGCGACGTGTTCTACACCGGCCGCGGCCCTGTCATCGGCGAGATCGCGGCCCGCCTCTCGGGCGGCTACATGTCGGGGTGGACCTATCCCTATGCCTCGGGGGTGGAGGTCACCGAGGCCGCCCTCCGCATCGCGGTCGGCCTCCCGCCGGGTGATCTTTCCCCCCGGTGGGAACGGGTGTGCGCCGAGCGGGCCTTTCTCTCCATACCCGGCGTGGTGCGATCGATAGAAGGCTTCCACCTCCTCAGGCTCGAGCCGGGGGTGAAGAAGACCTTCCTCAGGATCTCTCCCGGAGACAGGGTGCGCTTCCCGACGAACAACGTGGAGAAGTGCGGGAACGTGCTCGCCCTTGGCGAGACTCGGGAAGAGGCGGTCGCCCGCGCAGAAGGGAGCGTGTCCCGGGTGAGACTCGTACTCCTCCCCGGAGATACGGAGACCTCCTCCTTCCTTTTCGAAGACACCTCGTTCCCTTCCGCCTTCGGACTCGCTCATCACGAAGAGGTCCACCTCTCTCGTCTCTCGCCTCTGTACCGCAGCTTACCTCGGGTTTCCCCTCCCTGTCGGGTGAGGAACGTAGGACGGAACGCCTATGTGGACATCCTCCCTCTCAGGGTGAAACAGGACCGGGATTGGTACTGTCACACCATAGGGGAGATCCTGGAAGAGATGGACACATACCTCGCCTCGATGCCACCTCTCCCGCGGATTCTGGGGAGGGACTTCTGGATTGCCCTTCTCAAAGGTGGCTGGCAGGGCGCGAGGTGGTACGTGGACACCCTCCGCGAGGGAGTTGATCCGAGAACCCTGGAGCCTGTGGGATGA
- a CDS encoding N-acetylmuramoyl-L-alanine amidase family protein — protein sequence MKRGVLFLLVFLVSLVAVFGEEGNAGIYPLLSFLHDVGGHLYWDPLGRKGLISTPSHLLSFSPESPVAYLDYRTPVKVTFTERNGAIFLTDETKDRLLSLLEEERGPRIAAIILDPGHGGKDPGTIGTHTLSDGKKLVIQEKEVVLSISLRLRDLLEKAYPDKRIFLTRESDRYLSLEERTEFANTVLSDYWEDAVLFISIHANASLNRNAKGFEVWYLPEDYRRTVVDPKDVEAEEVFPILNSMKEEELFVEGLLLARMVSDGLESTIGKVSPNRGLKAEKWYVVRNARMPAVLVEVGFVTEPEEARLLSTPAYLQDIARGLYNGVARFIEHYESLSF from the coding sequence ATGAAGAGAGGAGTCCTCTTCCTGCTCGTGTTCCTCGTTTCTCTCGTCGCCGTGTTCGGTGAGGAAGGGAACGCAGGTATATATCCACTCCTCTCCTTCCTCCACGATGTCGGAGGCCATCTCTACTGGGATCCCCTTGGGAGGAAAGGCCTCATCTCCACACCCTCCCATCTCCTCTCCTTCTCGCCGGAGAGTCCTGTGGCCTACCTGGATTACCGTACCCCTGTGAAGGTGACATTCACCGAACGGAACGGCGCGATTTTCCTCACCGACGAGACAAAGGACCGCCTTCTCTCCCTCCTCGAGGAGGAACGGGGCCCTCGGATCGCCGCGATCATCCTCGATCCCGGACATGGGGGCAAGGATCCGGGGACCATAGGCACCCACACCCTGTCCGACGGGAAGAAGCTCGTGATCCAGGAGAAGGAGGTGGTGCTCTCCATCTCCCTCCGGTTGAGGGATCTCCTCGAGAAGGCGTATCCCGACAAGCGCATCTTCCTCACCAGGGAATCCGACCGCTACCTCTCGCTGGAAGAGCGCACCGAATTCGCCAACACCGTACTGAGCGACTATTGGGAGGATGCCGTTCTCTTCATCTCGATTCATGCGAACGCCTCTCTCAATCGAAACGCGAAGGGCTTCGAAGTGTGGTATCTCCCCGAGGACTATCGGAGAACAGTGGTGGATCCAAAGGATGTCGAGGCGGAGGAGGTCTTCCCCATCCTCAACAGCATGAAGGAGGAGGAGCTCTTCGTCGAGGGACTGCTCCTCGCACGAATGGTCTCCGACGGGCTCGAGTCGACGATCGGGAAGGTGAGTCCCAACAGGGGGCTCAAGGCCGAGAAGTGGTACGTGGTGAGGAACGCGCGGATGCCTGCGGTCCTCGTGGAGGTGGGATTCGTCACCGAACCCGAGGAGGCGAGGCTGCTCTCCACCCCTGCCTACTTGCAGGATATCGCGCGCGGCCTCTATAATGGAGTCGCCCGATTCATAGAGCACTATGAATCGCTCTCATTCTGA
- a CDS encoding flagellar filament outer layer protein FlaA, translating into MKRIFMLLAMSLLVLGSLQVLAEEAVLIDFSTLTPDYPADNPTENSATLVDYSVSAGAGFSEEDKALMKTSLAINNWEVHLNSSARFVVTEVNSYVREARVKDTAPKYAGETVMGVRVAFPDTPYNAWAIVQPPFEIPAYADKTVVNPDGTLSVPQEEVGKGTKFHGYGVVTNVGVLKSVHVNVRGLNFPQGLSLILQDQNGEQQEIFLGYLNFDGWKELVWENPNYIEDVRKRELKTYPLYPNLRPLVKLIGFRIYKDGSMAGGDFITYIKDVRVVYDKAVLDLEEDIDHEAIWGILQSREEARRNAELRRLGNLQVLRYLERKKMHAEAGTEAGAETQTQ; encoded by the coding sequence ATGAAACGGATCTTTATGCTTTTGGCGATGAGTCTTCTGGTTCTGGGGAGTCTGCAGGTCCTTGCGGAGGAAGCTGTCCTTATAGATTTTTCCACCCTCACGCCTGACTATCCCGCGGATAATCCCACGGAGAACAGTGCCACCCTCGTGGACTACAGTGTCTCTGCGGGTGCGGGGTTCAGCGAGGAGGATAAGGCCCTCATGAAGACCTCGCTCGCAATCAACAACTGGGAGGTCCACCTCAACTCTTCGGCCAGGTTCGTGGTCACCGAGGTGAACTCCTATGTCAGAGAGGCGAGGGTGAAGGACACGGCTCCCAAGTACGCCGGAGAGACGGTGATGGGCGTGCGGGTGGCCTTCCCGGATACCCCCTACAACGCCTGGGCGATCGTCCAGCCGCCCTTCGAGATCCCCGCATATGCGGACAAGACCGTGGTGAATCCTGACGGGACCCTCAGCGTACCTCAGGAAGAAGTAGGAAAGGGGACTAAATTCCATGGATACGGGGTGGTCACCAACGTGGGCGTCCTGAAGTCGGTCCATGTGAACGTTCGGGGACTCAACTTCCCACAGGGCCTCTCCCTCATCCTCCAGGATCAGAACGGCGAGCAGCAGGAGATCTTCCTCGGCTATCTGAACTTCGACGGCTGGAAGGAGCTCGTGTGGGAGAACCCGAACTACATCGAGGACGTGAGGAAGCGGGAACTCAAGACCTATCCTCTCTATCCCAACCTGCGGCCTCTTGTGAAGCTCATCGGGTTCAGGATCTACAAGGATGGGAGCATGGCGGGTGGTGATTTCATCACCTACATCAAGGATGTGCGCGTGGTCTACGACAAGGCCGTGCTCGATCTCGAAGAGGACATCGACCACGAGGCCATCTGGGGTATCCTCCAGTCGAGAGAAGAAGCGCGTCGAAACGCCGAACTCCGCAGACTCGGGAACCTCCAGGTGCTCCGCTATCTCGAGCGGAAGAAGATGCACGCCGAGGCCGGTACGGAGGCGGGGGCCGAGACGCAGACCCAGTGA
- a CDS encoding pyridoxal phosphate-dependent aminotransferase — protein sequence MSITPRKALQDVPRIIHGGLHGGSSRLLDFSVNLNPFPIPRVIRRAVIRGIRHAYPDTAAALLIDALSTHLSVPSDWLMALNGTSEGILLLSLCYLSPGDSVLIVSPTYQEYERAALLMEARVHHHRLEERALFGLHTERLEDDIRRIRPRLLWIGSPNNPTATHLTQEQVREILSVCESTGTLFILDEAYANFLPSGPLSPLQPFVRSGHLAVLRSMTKDYLLTPLRLGYIVAHPDIISTLKKAQPPWSVNIPAQEAGRAAIRITDVFARQWRAARNLARDLRHAIESLGYPTIPSECNFFLSHVGDSSGITAALQTLGVVVRDCSSFGLPSYIRIGTRTARDNALLIRALRHVGRKRP from the coding sequence ATGAGCATCACACCTCGCAAGGCGCTCCAGGACGTTCCACGGATCATCCACGGAGGACTCCATGGAGGATCCTCACGCCTCCTCGACTTCAGCGTGAACCTCAATCCCTTCCCCATCCCTCGGGTGATACGGCGTGCGGTCATCCGGGGCATACGTCACGCGTATCCGGACACCGCCGCGGCCCTCCTCATCGACGCCCTCAGCACCCACCTGTCCGTCCCGAGCGATTGGCTGATGGCCCTCAACGGTACCTCCGAGGGGATACTCCTGCTCTCCCTCTGCTATCTTTCGCCGGGGGATTCCGTCCTCATCGTGTCTCCCACGTATCAGGAATACGAGCGGGCTGCACTGCTCATGGAAGCACGTGTCCACCATCATCGCCTCGAGGAGAGAGCCCTCTTCGGGCTCCACACGGAACGTCTCGAGGACGACATCCGTAGGATCCGCCCCCGGCTCCTCTGGATCGGCAGCCCCAACAACCCCACCGCCACACACCTCACCCAGGAACAGGTGCGCGAAATCCTCTCGGTCTGTGAATCGACGGGCACGCTTTTCATCCTCGACGAGGCGTACGCCAACTTCCTCCCCTCGGGCCCCCTTTCGCCGCTCCAACCCTTCGTGCGGAGCGGTCACCTCGCCGTACTCCGATCCATGACCAAGGACTATCTCCTGACTCCCCTACGCCTGGGCTACATCGTCGCCCATCCGGACATCATCTCCACCCTCAAGAAGGCGCAACCCCCCTGGTCGGTGAACATCCCTGCCCAGGAGGCGGGCCGTGCCGCCATCCGGATCACGGATGTCTTCGCCAGGCAATGGCGGGCCGCCCGCAACCTCGCCCGTGATCTCCGCCACGCCATCGAGTCCCTCGGATATCCCACCATACCCTCGGAGTGCAACTTCTTTCTCTCACACGTGGGAGACTCCTCCGGGATCACCGCAGCCCTCCAGACACTGGGAGTGGTGGTGAGGGACTGCTCGTCCTTCGGGCTTCCTTCCTACATACGCATAGGGACGAGAACGGCCCGCGACAACGCCCTCCTCATCCGGGCCCTCCGGCACGTCGGGAGAAAGCGGCCGTAG
- a CDS encoding TIGR00730 family Rossman fold protein has translation MYHVRTVAVFCGASEGRADGYRRLAERVGEVLAEEGLELIYGGGDVGLMGAVARGALRKGGRVTGVLPRFMEGWVERMEGVTYVVVGGMAERKVFMEEKADGFVVLPGGIGTMDEFFEVYTLLQLEQHAKPVMLLNFQGFYDPLLSLIERMVEEGFLKASFRDLLCVSERPEDIHAVFSAWNPPRMRGTG, from the coding sequence ATGTATCACGTACGAACGGTGGCTGTCTTCTGCGGGGCTTCCGAGGGGAGAGCGGACGGGTATAGACGGCTCGCGGAGCGGGTGGGCGAGGTGCTTGCGGAGGAGGGTCTTGAACTCATATACGGTGGTGGGGACGTGGGGCTCATGGGAGCGGTGGCTCGGGGCGCACTGCGGAAAGGAGGGCGGGTCACCGGAGTGCTCCCCCGGTTCATGGAGGGATGGGTGGAGCGGATGGAGGGAGTGACGTATGTGGTGGTGGGGGGGATGGCCGAACGGAAGGTATTCATGGAGGAGAAGGCGGACGGATTCGTGGTGCTTCCGGGCGGGATCGGTACCATGGACGAGTTCTTCGAGGTGTACACCCTCCTCCAGCTGGAACAGCATGCGAAACCTGTCATGCTCCTCAACTTCCAGGGGTTCTACGACCCTCTCCTCTCACTCATCGAGAGGATGGTGGAAGAAGGCTTTCTCAAAGCCTCTTTCAGGGATCTCCTGTGTGTGAGTGAACGCCCAGAGGACATCCATGCCGTGTTCAGCGCGTGGAATCCGCCCCGTATGCGAGGAACGGGATGA
- a CDS encoding DUF434 domain-containing protein — protein sequence MNDAFEDLFSPAFLEAARDYLWLLDRGYPEGDVARLVGNRFRLSRDQRMILYRGVLPSSVSKAHREKQVPLVRILERGSLLVDGYNILLTLLTYRLGRPVFLSTDGFLRDIGGIHGHIHHVKILEEVVEALFSFFETELPGVGIRILLDRPVSHSGDLASALQRRFDVRGLAGEVSVCDSADYELKRAGVLIATSDSAVLSRAGEAFDLAFHVLSYRYHPKRLPDLGRLLSLERKGSSS from the coding sequence ATGAACGATGCGTTCGAGGATCTCTTTTCCCCTGCCTTTCTCGAAGCGGCACGGGACTATCTCTGGCTGCTCGACAGAGGTTATCCCGAAGGGGATGTGGCGAGGCTCGTGGGGAATCGATTCCGCCTCTCCCGGGATCAACGGATGATCCTTTACCGCGGCGTGTTGCCGAGTTCCGTCTCCAAGGCCCACAGGGAAAAGCAGGTGCCTCTCGTGCGGATCCTGGAAAGGGGGAGCCTCCTCGTGGACGGATACAACATACTCCTCACCCTCCTCACGTATCGCCTCGGCAGGCCTGTCTTTCTTTCCACTGACGGTTTCCTCAGGGATATAGGCGGCATCCACGGTCATATCCACCACGTGAAGATTCTCGAGGAGGTGGTGGAAGCCCTTTTCTCCTTCTTCGAGACCGAGCTCCCCGGGGTGGGAATCCGCATCCTCCTCGACAGACCGGTCTCCCATAGCGGAGACCTGGCTTCCGCTCTTCAACGACGTTTCGATGTCCGAGGACTTGCAGGCGAGGTCTCGGTGTGTGATTCTGCGGATTACGAATTGAAGCGTGCCGGTGTGCTCATCGCGACGAGTGATTCCGCCGTCCTCTCCCGTGCAGGGGAGGCGTTCGATCTCGCCTTTCACGTGCTCTCTTACAGGTACCACCCGAAGAGACTCCCTGATCTTGGCAGGTTGCTCTCTCTCGAAAGGAAAGGGTCTTCCTCTTGA